AGTGAATAATGAATGGGGGAGTGGGGCTAGTTTAGGGAGTTGAAAGTGTAGTTTTACAGCAGTCAGGATAAATGAACTGTCTGTAGatgaatctgttttttttttttaaagtcatttcaaaataaaaggcttTGTGCCAAGGCCCCAAACCACATTGTATACACTCTGGCTTATTACGAGGTAATGTATCTGAGACAGAACTTTCTGTTTTGGGGTTCCTTCAGGGGGCGATGCAGCTGGTCTGGGAAACCGAGCAAAAACTGAAGGAGGCTGATCAGCAATGTCAAGATTTAACCAAGTCTTCCTTCGATGAATGTCGACCTTGTCTTGAAGATACTTGTAAGGCCTTCTTTACCTCTAAGTGTCGCCGTGGCTTCGCCTCTTTCTCATTTAAGGTTTGACTTATATGTTAGCCTATTATAACTGTCTGTCTCCAAAATGATAACAGTTAAGACTGATTTGTAACAGGCTCCTAACATGATGGTTCTCAGCCaatctctctctgcaggtggaAGAGTTTTTCAGGAAAATGGCAGCCCAACTGGAAGTCACGGATCTTGTTTACAATCAGAACGAGGAGAATGTGGATCGCACCAACTCACCTGAGAACCAGGTCACAGAAGATGGAGCAGATCTGGATCTTCTGCAGGCAGATGCATCCTTCAGCCAGGTGCTGTCAAACATCAGCCTCCTGTACAACCAGAGCATCATACTGGTGAAAAGGATGCAACAGGTGTTGGGGCATTCCTTTCTGGCGGCCTTCACCACAGAGGCCCGACCTAGCCCGCTGTCGGCAATGCAGGGCGACAGGAGCGCTGGCTTCTTCAGTCTGGATCACATCCTCGATTCAGTGTCTGACTTTGGGAGGAACGTGCTGGAAGAATTCAGCTCCACGATGGCTGATGTGTTTGAAGAGATACAAGAAGCAGAGGAGTACTTTCAGCAATCAAGCACAGGTATCTGATGTCATTTGTAGAACTACATTTGTATTAGATATTAGATAATGATATCCACTGCTGTTATTGTATGTTTATCTACACAGATTTAGGATCCCTTTCTGCTTTGGGACTGTCCCAGAGCAGATATCTGTGCAGACCACTCCGCAGACAAGCATCAGAGTGCTGGCAGCTCCAAAGTTTGTGCGAGGCATGTGAAGTTTATCTGTTAAAAGGTAAATAACtgacacaacattttttttttgagtgagCATCATTGGTTCCAAATGTGTTTATCAGTCACATATAGTATGCACATAAAGTAGTTGTGCAAAAATGTTCCAATCTGTCTTATCTTAGCCTATCTTAAATACAAATTCTGTCCCCTTTTTACCTAGAGGGACAACTAAAACGCTATTTCATACATTGCAGAGTTCACATTGAAGTTGTTGCAAACTAGTCTTTCAACTGAAAGGGTAGAATAGGCATCACAAGTGAAAACATTCACCATGACAGTAATATTTTGATGATTTCTGTTATCAATTATTTTGGCTGATTGTCACTTGGACTGTTAGATTAATCATTTGTTTAATGCCATCTTcaggttttttgttttatatgtaaTTTAACACTGATAGAAAATAACTAAGACATTTAATTGATTGTCAAAATTGTTGATTGATGAAGAGGTTGAGAAAATAAAGGTCTATACTGACATGGCACGCTTCTGTACATGTGATCATTTGTACTTACAGAGTGTCCCGCCGTCCAGCAGTTACACTCTGAGATGGAGGAGATGCACATGCTGCTCAACGCCTCCCGTCTGCAGTACGACGACAGGCTGCAGCTGGTCCAGAGACACACAGCGGACACACAGAGATGGTACAGAAACATGGATGACAAGTACGGCTGGGTCAGCCAGCTGTCCAACAGCACAGATGGCCCACACAACATCTTCAGTGTGATCACAGTATGTTTGGAGTAATGCTGGATTTGTCAGACTTTATTTTATAGTAATTAAATTGGGATGTTACAAGGGTTGCTAAGTGCCAAATGCatttttattacttattttatAGTTAATTCTACCTGCAACATGTTATTTTAATTCTGTCATAGATAAAAGACTTGATACCTGAAATGCATTAACAAGGTTTACATTTAAACTCCAAAGCCAAGCCAAAGAAAGGTTACCTGACTGTatataaatgtagcctaaaaatCTGTATGATTAGTTTTGGTGGGCAAGAATATTGTcagttattatttttgtttctatGGCAGAATATTATTTGTTGTATTGCCATCACTGATGCAGTTTCACTCAATTTCATTTTTCAGGTGAATCCACAGCAACAGATGAAGAGCATCAGACCTAAAGCTGACAGCAGTGTGGTTGTAACCATACTGGACTCTGCCCCAATAACCATCTCAGTCCCAGGAGAGCTGGAGGTGGATGATAATGCGTTTATCCAATATGTAGCTCAGGAGGCTCTGACACTCCATAAACAGAAGATAAGAGGTATTGATCCCCGCAGCGTTGTGGCTTAGTTCATTATTTGGCTCCCAGCTTCACCTGGCAGAGCTCCAAACTGCATTTGAGTCAAATTAAATTTGATTTGAAATTTGAAACCACCAACTTAATACCATGAATCCCTGTGTATTTCTTCAATCTGAGACCCACAATGCAAATTATATGTTTTAATCCAAAATGATAACTTATACTAGGTAACTAAGAAACAATCATAAATTGAATCTTTCGTTGACTTTGTATTCAAAGATTAAAATGCAACCATGTGCAATATGTAGCATTGATATTGGAGCCATGGGAATATTTACACTTAAATTG
The genomic region above belongs to Perca flavescens isolate YP-PL-M2 chromosome 22, PFLA_1.0, whole genome shotgun sequence and contains:
- the LOC114549566 gene encoding clusterin-like protein 1, with the translated sequence MRRLLVQIICITEVLLCAADSPPLSEEDTLKELSAAGEQCVDEEIKRALLGVKQVMETMEKKEEKHRHLMDALRHSSDKKMGAMQLVWETEQKLKEADQQCQDLTKSSFDECRPCLEDTCKAFFTSKCRRGFASFSFKVEEFFRKMAAQLEVTDLVYNQNEENVDRTNSPENQVTEDGADLDLLQADASFSQVLSNISLLYNQSIILVKRMQQVLGHSFLAAFTTEARPSPLSAMQGDRSAGFFSLDHILDSVSDFGRNVLEEFSSTMADVFEEIQEAEEYFQQSSTDLGSLSALGLSQSRYLCRPLRRQASECWQLQSLCEACEVYLLKECPAVQQLHSEMEEMHMLLNASRLQYDDRLQLVQRHTADTQRWYRNMDDKYGWVSQLSNSTDGPHNIFSVITVNPQQQMKSIRPKADSSVVVTILDSAPITISVPGELEVDDNAFIQYVAQEALTLHKQKIRGIDPRSVVA